DNA from Pirellulaceae bacterium:
CCCTTGACGCGCCGCTGGTAGGTATCGTCGCCGCGCTCCGCGAAGAAAAAAATCACGAACAATTCGTGCAAGCCGCCGCCGGCGTGCTGCAGCGTTTTCCCAACGCTCACTGGGTCATCGTGGGGGATGGTCCACAGCGTTCTAAGATTCTGATGGAGATTGAGCGGACCGGTCACGCCGAGCGTTTTCATCTGCTGGGAAGCCGACAGGACACGCCGCAAGTATTGGCAGGGTTAGATGTCTTCTGTTTGACCAGTCGCAATGAGGCCAATCCCGTCTCCATCTTGGAAGCTCTGGCGTGTGGCATCCCCGTCGTGAGTCCCGACGTTGGGTCCATCTCACAAACTGTACAACCCGGAAGGACCGGAATACTTACCAAGCCCTTGGATGCTGGCGATACCTGTCAGGCGATCTGTCAACTATTGCAAGATCCAGAAGCGTCCCGGCAACTTGGGGTCAATGGACGTCAGATGGTCAGCGCTTCCTGGAGTCTACAGGCAATGATTGAAGGCTATCAGCATCTGATCCAGCGACTCTACAACCAGCAGGCGCGACGTTGCGGGCGCCCCGAGTGGACTTGCCGATCGCAGCCGCATACGATTAGCAAGTTGCTGCAAGCCTAGTGCGTAGGTCGTTTTGCTATGCGCCACCCGTCTGTTTGGAGCGGCACGAAAAATCCGACCGATCGGCATTGGTTGAATTGCTTGCACAATTGGGGGGAGTTTTTCGCTATCAATGGCGCGGACGGCGATTCGCGTCTATCTGACTCGGCTGGACTGCCGATTCACCAATCGACTTGGAAGCTTAGCTACGCGGCAGGACGGTGCGTGGACGAGCCCAATGGTCCTGGCAGTCGCATTCGGCA
Protein-coding regions in this window:
- a CDS encoding glycosyltransferase translates to MNHRPLRIQFVVTSLPVGGAETLLLNLVRGMDRHNFAPEVVCLKEPGELGQSMSQHVPVHSRLIGSKWDVGVVFRLQRLFKQRQADAVITVGAGDKMFWGRLGAKLAGVPVICSALHSTGWPDGVGRLNRLLTSITSGFIAVATPHAEYLVKKERFPAERVFMIPNGVDVDRFVPQPQQRPWLRRELGVPLDAPLVGIVAALREEKNHEQFVQAAAGVLQRFPNAHWVIVGDGPQRSKILMEIERTGHAERFHLLGSRQDTPQVLAGLDVFCLTSRNEANPVSILEALACGIPVVSPDVGSISQTVQPGRTGILTKPLDAGDTCQAICQLLQDPEASRQLGVNGRQMVSASWSLQAMIEGYQHLIQRLYNQQARRCGRPEWTCRSQPHTISKLLQA